AAATTTACTTTTTGCGTTGTCCATGTCCAAAAATGTTTTGGCTTTATACAAGCAAACCATGTGATTCGATTGAAACGCTAGAGTAACAGATTCACCGTTTCGATGTGATTAGACTAGTGAAGTTTAATGAAGAGGAGGAATTGATGGATACAGTACAATTtaaatgtatgtatatatatgcacatCAGGTATGCTCAAGCTGCTGGTTCAGTTCAAGGTGCTAAGGATAGGCTTATGAACATGGTACAGATCTTCAAGCCGTTAGTGGCTGATCTTATCTCCCTTCCAATGCCCACAATAGCTGCCATCACGGGCCATGCGGCTGCGGCCGGCTTGATGCTAGCCTTGAGCCATGACTATATCACAATGAGATCAGACAAGGGGGTGTTGTACATGAGTGAGCTTGATATAGGAATGACTTTGCCAGACTATTTCAATGCCATATTTAGGTCAAAGATCGGCTCGCCCTCGGCTCGGCGTGCATTGCTATTGAGGGCTTCCAAGGTGAGGGCGGAGGAGGCGGCGGGGATGGGAATCATAGACTCGGTTCACAGTAATGGAATGGAGACATTGGAGGCTGCAGTGCGACTAGGGGAGGATTTGAGCAAGAAGAAGTGGGAAGGGAAGGTGTATGCTGAAATTAGGAAGTCATTGTATCCTGAACTTTGTGGCATTTTGGGATTGAAAGATGAAAAGGTTCTGCCTTCACGGCTTTGACGAGCAAAGAAACTACAATTCGTGTTTTCCTGGTTCACCGGAGATTCTTAAAGTCTTGCTACTTGTGTCTTTACTTCAACTAATTACAGGGCTTTGGATGAGGCTAAGCATGAAATTGAAGAATGAATTTTCTTGGAATGACTGTCTTAACCCTTATGAGATTCTTTTGTGCAGTTTGGAAAGCAAACACGAGACAGAAGGACCATTTTGTTCAACATAAAGATGTTATCCGTACTACTTTTTGTTTACTCTGATTTCAATAATGTAAAATGTGAGGAATACTGCATATGTTAGAACT
This Coffea arabica cultivar ET-39 chromosome 3e, Coffea Arabica ET-39 HiFi, whole genome shotgun sequence DNA region includes the following protein-coding sequences:
- the LOC113734251 gene encoding enoyl-CoA delta isomerase 2, peroxisomal is translated as MCTLEKRGNIFLLTLTGDDEHRLNPTLIASIRSALAEVKSQATKGSVLITSGQGKFFSNGFHLRYAQAAGSVQGAKDRLMNMVQIFKPLVADLISLPMPTIAAITGHAAAAGLMLALSHDYITMRSDKGVLYMSELDIGMTLPDYFNAIFRSKIGSPSARRALLLRASKVRAEEAAGMGIIDSVHSNGMETLEAAVRLGEDLSKKKWEGKVYAEIRKSLYPELCGILGLKDEKVLPSRL